ATTAGATATTTTTAAAAATGCCAAATCGGTGGTGGGTATGGAGTTAATGCTGGCCTGTCAGGCGATTGATCTTAACAAACAGGATTCTGACAAAGCTTTAGGCAGAGGTACAAAGGCGGCTTATGATATTATTCGTTCTCTTATTTCGCCACTTTCTGAAGATCGTGTCACTTATATCGATATGCATAAGGCGATAGAGCTGATTGATGATCACTTTATCGAAAAGGTTGAATTCGCATTAGGCGAAAAGCTCCTTTAACCATCCGTTTTATAAATTGATAGATGTGGAAAGATCGGAAGGGAGCCATAAAATCTCCACACTTAATTAGGCTAATAAATCATTGTGAAATGGTCTGTCACTAAAATAAAAATAATTAAATTAAAATTGAAGGAGGGGAGAGGATATGGACATTTTATTTAATCCAGTTCTTGTTTCTGTTGTTTTGATGTGTGTGCTGTGTCTTAGTAACGTGAATATTCTTTTAGCGATTATGATTTCAGCTATCGCAGGTGGGATGATTGGTGGTTTTGAGATAAGTAAAACGATGAGTCTTCTTATCGATGGCATGGGCGAGCAAGCTAATACTGCTTTAAGTTATGTCTTATTAGGGGCGCTTGCCGTAGGGATTGCACAAACAGGTTTAACAACCATTTTATCTTTGAAGTTAGAAAAAATTGTGGGAAAACATGCCAAAATATTTCTACTAATTTTAGCGGGTATTGCCTGTTTCTCCCAGAACTTAATACCTGTTCACATTGCATTTATTCCCATTTTAATTCCGCCATTATTAAAGATGATGAATGATCTTAAAATTGATCGAAGGGCTGCGGCTTGCTGTTTAACTTTTGGTTTAAAAGCACCTTATGTCGCATTACCGGTGGGATTTGGTTTAATCTTCCACGGCATTATTGCCGATAATATGACGTTAAATGGGATGGCTGTTGAAAGCTCTGAGGTCTGGAAATATGTCTGGGTTCCGGCTTTGAGTATGGTGGTGGGATTATTGATTGCGGTGTTTATTAGTTATCGAAGAAAACGCAGTTATAGAGATCTACCCATTGTTACAGGGAAAGAGGGAGAGTTGGCAGTAACAGATAGATTTACGCTTCAGCATCTTGGGGCAATCTTAGGAGCTGTTAGTGCTTTTGCGGTGCAATTGATGACAGGATCTTTACCATTAGGTGCACTAATTGGCCTAGGTATTATGGTTTTATTTAAAGCGATCCCTTTTAAAACTCAAGATAGTACACTGCTAGAAGGTATTAGAATCATGGGCTTTATTGCTTTTGTGATGTTAGTTGCTTCAGGTTATGCCCATGTACTTCGTGAAACAGGAGGCGTTGATGCTATTGTGCAAGCTTCTAATAGTTTAGTGGGCGGTAGCCAGTTCTGGGGCGCCGTGATGATGCTATTAATTGGATTATTAGTCACAATGGGGATAGGAACTTCTTTTGGCACAATTCCCATTATTGCCACCATTTACGTGCCATTTAGTATTGCCTTAGGCTTTTCTGTCGGCGCTACAACTATGCTAATTGTCGTGGCAGCGGCGTTAGGAGATGCAGGTTCCCCTGCATCAGATTCAACATTAGGGCCAACGGCTGGATTAAATGCAGATGGACAGCATAACCATATTTGGGATACCTGCGTACCAACCTTCCTGCACTATAATATTCCTCTGATTATCTCTGGGGTATTAGCGGCAATGTTCTTGTTAAATTGATCATCAAAGTTGATAGATAACTCTATAATCTTTACAGCGCCCGATACTATTATCGGGCGTTATTGATGATCAATATTTTAATAGACTAGATGAAAGATGATTAAGGCTGCCAAAATCCATGATCTTCGTGCAGCTTGAATGTTTGCAAATAGTAATTTTTAGCAATAGATTCAGATCGTTGACGATCTACTAAAAAGTTATATTTCTCCATTTCTTCGGTAATTTCTGTCTGAAATTGAGCATTTCTTCTTAACCATTTTTCATAGAAATGATTTGCTGCAAGCTTATTACTTTTACGAGTATTACATGTTTTATCGGCTAAAACGAAGTTGTGTGCAGTATCATATTGATAGAGTGACCAAGGAATAAAATGATCGATTTCTCCGGCATTGATCGAAACTTTTTGACCACAGTAGAAACAACAACCTTTTTGAATTTTATGAAAGAAGGGTTTTATCTGTGAGAGGTTATTTCTATCCATACTAAATAAAAACTCATCAAGATTGGGTAAGTCCTCAAACTTATTTTGATTGCCGGCAAAGAGCTGAATATTATCTACCCAATATTTTTGGCAAACTTCTTCAATAAAGATCGAAAAGCGAGTAAGACAAAAGGCCACGTGAGGGAGGAGTGTTATCGTCTTTTTATCTATCTTATGATAGTGGTATAAAAATTCATTGGGAGTCGTGTCGCTATTTTGCAGATGTTTTAATGGATAAGTATAGATCGTTTTGCTAATGGTGTTAAGAAGCTTGGACCACGCTTTTTTATCCTTTTTAAAATTTGCTAAGGATGGTGCTATTTGTTGTGCTTCTAAGATCCTGTTAATCACAACGGCTTGTTTCCCCGTGTTTTGTTTTAAGATTGGGTAATGCATAGCATCATCTCTATTTAGAGGAGATTTAAGAGGAAAGTAAGGTCGTGCTTGTTGCCAATAAAGCTCAATAAATTTTTCTGCAATATCGGTTAATGAGATTTTTAGTGCGTCACTGCTAGATTGGCTCTTTTCGATTGAGAGCCTTACTAAACTGATTAAAAGGGCAAATTTATAAGTTGAAGTCGCTTTTGCGGTTGCTAATAGTTGTTGGATATCTGTGATAAATTGAATTTGGAAACTTGCCGAAGGCGTTAATGAATTCATCGGTAATTTTTTTACTAAAATATTTAACCAACGCTCTTTTTTATGAGGGCGAATGTCTGTTGTAATCCATTGCTGTAATAGAACTATGTTAGGAAATTGCGTAAGAAGTTGATTGGCCTGTTGTTCATTAAGATCTGTAAATGATCTGCCATTTTCTTCTCTATTTTTTGAACCATATTTAAATGAGAGGTAACAGATGCCATTGTCCTTAAGCGCTTGGATAATTTTTTTTAAAACTTCAGGTAAGCGCTCTCTTTCACAATGAAGAAGCGATGCACAGGCCCATATCCCATGATATTTTTGAGTTTCATCAATATCATAAAAACTTGCTAATTGAATATCTAGATGGGTATTTTGTCGGGCAAGTTGGACAAGCTCTTGGGAGTTATCAATAGCGGTAACGTGATAGCCTTTTTTATGAAAGAAG
The nucleotide sequence above comes from Ignatzschineria rhizosphaerae. Encoded proteins:
- a CDS encoding Na+/H+ antiporter family protein, whose protein sequence is MDILFNPVLVSVVLMCVLCLSNVNILLAIMISAIAGGMIGGFEISKTMSLLIDGMGEQANTALSYVLLGALAVGIAQTGLTTILSLKLEKIVGKHAKIFLLILAGIACFSQNLIPVHIAFIPILIPPLLKMMNDLKIDRRAAACCLTFGLKAPYVALPVGFGLIFHGIIADNMTLNGMAVESSEVWKYVWVPALSMVVGLLIAVFISYRRKRSYRDLPIVTGKEGELAVTDRFTLQHLGAILGAVSAFAVQLMTGSLPLGALIGLGIMVLFKAIPFKTQDSTLLEGIRIMGFIAFVMLVASGYAHVLRETGGVDAIVQASNSLVGGSQFWGAVMMLLIGLLVTMGIGTSFGTIPIIATIYVPFSIALGFSVGATTMLIVVAAALGDAGSPASDSTLGPTAGLNADGQHNHIWDTCVPTFLHYNIPLIISGVLAAMFLLN
- a CDS encoding HNH endonuclease, which encodes MNSLTPSASFQIQFITDIQQLLATAKATSTYKFALLISLVRLSIEKSQSSSDALKISLTDIAEKFIELYWQQARPYFPLKSPLNRDDAMHYPILKQNTGKQAVVINRILEAQQIAPSLANFKKDKKAWSKLLNTISKTIYTYPLKHLQNSDTTPNEFLYHYHKIDKKTITLLPHVAFCLTRFSIFIEEVCQKYWVDNIQLFAGNQNKFEDLPNLDEFLFSMDRNNLSQIKPFFHKIQKGCCFYCGQKVSINAGEIDHFIPWSLYQYDTAHNFVLADKTCNTRKSNKLAANHFYEKWLRRNAQFQTEITEEMEKYNFLVDRQRSESIAKNYYLQTFKLHEDHGFWQP